GCTTTAAAGAATACGCTGAAAAACTGCGTAACAATGCCGTCGTAGACGTTCGGCTGTAAGTGGAGGTACAGATGTCTGAAATGCTGGAGCTCGGAACCTTGTTGCGTGAGGAACGTGAACGAAAAGGCTTATCACTCGAAGAACTTTCTGAACGCATAAAATTGGCACCGCGCACACTTGCATTTATAGAATCAGGTACTAAATCAGAATTGCCTCATGCAGTGTATGTGAAAGGCTTTGTTAAAAGTTATGCAATGGTTTTAGGGCTGGATCCTGAAGAACTTGGTGCAATGGTAGACATTGCATATAAAGAAGAACTTGAGGAAGAGGTTGCTGAGCCTATAGTTGCCCGCAGAGCAAAAAGAGGTTGCCCCGTTAAGCTTATCGCCATTGTGGTGCTTATTGCCGGTCTCGCTGCGGCGGGCTACTTCTATATGCAGTCTGGTACTGCGACTCTCGGTAATGAAGAAGCAACTGTTGAAGTTCCTGTCCAGCCTCCTGTCCAGCAGGAGGAACCGGCAAAACAGGGTACTGAGCAGGAGAATGCTCCTGAGATTGTTTCTGTTGAACCTGTAGTAGCCGCCCCTTCCGCGCAAGTGAAAGATGCTGCATCGGAAGTTACAACTGAAACACCTAAGGTGGCAGCAGTAGAACCGGAACCAGTGGCTAGTAACAAAGAATCAACTCCTGCTGTTGAAGCAGTGGAGATTGTGGCCCCTTCTGATGTTGTTGCACAAGAGACAGAAAAAAAAGATGTAGCAACCAAACAGACGAAGGAAAAAGCTGAAGTTGCAATGCGTTCTTTGCATATTCAAGCCATTGCGGATTGCTGGGTTGAAGCAACCGGTGATGACTTTACACGCAAAGAATTTTTACTTCGTAATGGACAAGGGTATACACTTACTTTTCCCCAAAATTTGTCTTTACGTTTAGGCAACTCCGGCGGAATTTCACTAACACTCGATGGCGCTCCATATTCTTTTAACGGTGCGGACGGTAAGGTACGTACTGTATATATTGCCGCCCAATAGTTTAATGATGGAGTTTACCGAAACAGTT
This sequence is a window from Halodesulfovibrio aestuarii DSM 17919 = ATCC 29578. Protein-coding genes within it:
- a CDS encoding RodZ domain-containing protein, giving the protein MSEMLELGTLLREERERKGLSLEELSERIKLAPRTLAFIESGTKSELPHAVYVKGFVKSYAMVLGLDPEELGAMVDIAYKEELEEEVAEPIVARRAKRGCPVKLIAIVVLIAGLAAAGYFYMQSGTATLGNEEATVEVPVQPPVQQEEPAKQGTEQENAPEIVSVEPVVAAPSAQVKDAASEVTTETPKVAAVEPEPVASNKESTPAVEAVEIVAPSDVVAQETEKKDVATKQTKEKAEVAMRSLHIQAIADCWVEATGDDFTRKEFLLRNGQGYTLTFPQNLSLRLGNSGGISLTLDGAPYSFNGADGKVRTVYIAAQ